ATCAGGTTCTATAGCCATTTCTTGCGTTTGAAGTAGGCCAGCATCAGGGCGACGATGCTGATCATAATGCCCCACAATGCGGGATAGCCCCAGCGCCATTTTAGCTCGGGGAAATATTCGAAATTCATTCCGTAGACGCCGACGATAAAGGTCAAGGGAATAAAGATCGTGGAGATGACGGTCAACACTTTCATCACCTCGGTCATGCGCTGGTTCACGCTCGAAAGATAAATCTCGAGCATTCCTTGCAGCACGTCTCTCAGGTTCTCGATGGTATCGATCACCTGAATGGTGTGGTCGTAGACGTCCCTTAAATACACCTGGGTGCCCGGCTGTACCAGCTTGGATTCCCCGCGTTGCAAGACGCTCAACATTTCGCGCAGCGGCCACACCGATCGGCGCAGGAAGATCATCTCCCGCCGCAGGTGGTGGATCGCCGCGACGGTCACCTGGCTCGGATTCGGCAACAGTGCGTCTTCAAGCGCCTCGATCCGATCCCCGACGCGTTCCAGGATCACGAAATAGTTGTCGACGATGGCGTCGATGAGGCTATAGGCCAGGAAATCGGCGCCGCGCTTGCGGGTCTTTCCGGCCCCGCTTCTGATGCGCGTACGGATCGGATCGAAGACATCGCCGGGCTTACCTTGTTCTTGAAAGGAGAGCACCCAGGAGGCGCCTAATACTAAACTCACCTGTTCGACGCTAAGCGCCTCGCCTTGATATGACAGCATCTTGACCACAATATAGAGGTACTCGCCGTAATCTTCGAGCTTAGGGCGCTGGTCGGTGTTGACGATGTCTTCGAGGACCAGCGGATGGAGACCGAAATCCTGGCCGAATTCACGTAACAGCTCGACGTCGTGGACGCTATCGACGTTGATCCAACTGATGCTCGGCGACTCCTTGTATGCGCGGCACTCGGAGGACCCCTGCGCGTCCTGTTCGCGCAGCGCGCCGTCATCGAAGTCGAGGATCGAGATGCGCGTCATTTCCCTGGTGTGCTCCCCGATGTGCACCAAGGTGCCAGGGGGCAGCCCGGCTTTCGGCGAGCGCCGCAAAACGAAGCGTTTCAATCGATGGCGCACGCGGGCTTCTAATCAGGTAAGAAATAAAAGGCCATGCCGAGGATCAAATAGACCGCTAAGAGCTGTACGCCCTCCATCCAATTGCACTCGCCGTCGTCGGCGATACGGCTGACCACCAAGACGGCGAGCACGATCGCGATGACCTCGAAGGGCGTGAAGACCAGATCCATCGGGGCGCCGAAGGCATAACTGACGAAGAGCAGCACCGGGGCCACGAAAAGCGCAATCTGCAGGCTCGATCCCACCGCGATGTTGATGGCGAGGTCCATCTTCCCCTTCATTGCCACGACGACCGCCGTGCTGTGCTCGGCGGCGTTGCCGATGATGGCCACCAGGATCACGCCCACGAACACTTCCGTCATGCCCAAGGTCCGGGCGGCGTGTTCGACGCTATGAACCAGGATCTCGGCCATGACGGCGACCAGCGCGGATGAGATGAGCAGCACCGCGATCGCGCGGCCTTGTCCCCAATGCGCGCCGGCTTCGCCCGCATTGACCTCTTCGCCCGCGGCCCCGACATAAAGATGCCGGTGGGTGTGGAGCGAGAACACCAGGCTCAGCCCGTAGGTGACAAACAAAACGATCGCGATCTCCAAGCTCAGCCCACGTTCCACTTCAGTGCCGGCCCCGGCCGCGAAGAGGTGAAAGCGCCGGGATGACGAGGCCGATGGCGCTCAAAAGCAAGAGACTCGCGCCCATCGACGCCGCGGTGCGGTTGAACGCTTGGATCGGAAAGCGCACACCGCCCGCGACCATGCTTAGCCCCAACACCAGGAGGATGTTGCCGATGATCGAGCCGGTGATGGAGGCCTTGACCACGTCATGGAGACCGGCCCGGAGAGCGAAGAAGGCAATGATGAGCTCGGCGGCGTTGCCGAAGCTGGCATTGAGAAGACCGCCGATCCCTTCGCCCAGGCGCGCCGCCAAGTGTTCCGTGGCCTTGCCCATCCAACCCGCGAGCGGGACAATGGCCAGACAGGAGGTGATAAAGACCCACAGGGGATCGGCTTGAAGCCACCGCAGAGCGATGGCGATCGGGACGAATACCAGGAGACTATCCAGCGGGGTCAGACCGATCGAGCGCTGGGGTTTTTTCATATTATGACCGACTTGAATGGGCCACCGGCTCCGGTACAGTGTGCGGATTCAAGCGCACGACTGCAAGCGCGGAGGGCTATATAGGTGTGCCGATATGCGAGACAAATCGTCGCAACCGTCACTACATGATCCCCTCATGCTGGCCAGAGCCTGCCCCGCACGCGATACGGGGAAATGACCAGCATCGAGACACAGGGAAACCCACTCACCATGACGTTGGCTTCCAGCCATGGAGTTGCGGGCATGACATTCCGATCATCTATTAGTACCGAATTCGTCTAAAATACGATGCGTATGAAGGCTCCAGCCATGGAGTTACCCTCGGAATACGCGGAAAACGCAGAGCCAATTCCCCTCGTCGGTCTCAGCGGGATCTGGCTGCGATTTCATCTGCTCGCGATCACGCCCCTGCAATTGAGCGCCTATAAGGGATCTACCTTCCATGGGGCGTTCGGCTGGGCGCTGCGGCGCCTGTACAGGCCGTTGTACGATCAACTGTACGAGCCCGCCTCGACGATGCTGCCGAGCAGTGATTCCACGCGAGTGGCCCTGCCCAAACCCTTCGTCCTCGTGCCCCCGTTGGAGACGCAATGTCATTACCCACCCGGCAGCCCTCTGAGCTGTGATCTCTTGCTGATCGGGCCGGCCTGTTACAGCCTGACGGCTTCCGACTCGATTCTCCAATCACTGGGTGCTGTATGCCTTTGAAGCTGAGGCCATGGTGGCGTTCGAGAGCGTCAATCTCCATTTGCCCCTTGCCACGGTGTTCGAGAATGTCGCCGGAACGGCCGGCGGGCAGATCTAGCTAGCGGTCAGCCGACTTACAATTGGTCATGCCGAGCGGCGCGGGGTGCGATGAATTGACCCGGCCGGCTGGTGGCCGAATTCCAGCCCAAGGAGGTCATTCTGTTCGGCTCGCACGCCTGGGGGACGCCAAGCGAGGACAGTGATGTGGATGTGTTGGTGATCGTGTCCGCAAGCGACCTAACACCAACCGAGCGCGCCGTCCGCGCCTATCACGTTTCCGCGGTGTCAAGGTGCCGAAGGACATCTTGGTCAAGACCCGCGCTGAAGCAGAGCGTTACCGGCACGGCCGGCATCGCTAGACAGCGAGATCTTCGAGCATGGCAGGGTGCTTTATGAGCGACGCTAAGCATGAGCT
This portion of the Pseudomonadota bacterium genome encodes:
- the corA gene encoding magnesium/cobalt transporter CorA, with the translated sequence MRHRLKRFVLRRSPKAGLPPGTLVHIGEHTREMTRISILDFDDGALREQDAQGSSECRAYKESPSISWINVDSVHDVELLREFGQDFGLHPLVLEDIVNTDQRPKLEDYGEYLYIVVKMLSYQGEALSVEQVSLVLGASWVLSFQEQGKPGDVFDPIRTRIRSGAGKTRKRGADFLAYSLIDAIVDNYFVILERVGDRIEALEDALLPNPSQVTVAAIHHLRREMIFLRRSVWPLREMLSVLQRGESKLVQPGTQVYLRDVYDHTIQVIDTIENLRDVLQGMLEIYLSSVNQRMTEVMKVLTVISTIFIPLTFIVGVYGMNFEYFPELKWRWGYPALWGIMISIVALMLAYFKRKKWL
- a CDS encoding nucleotidyltransferase domain-containing protein, translated to MAEFQPKEVILFGSHAWGTPSEDSDVDVLVIVSASDLTPTERAVRAYHVSAVSRCRRTSWSRPALKQSVTGTAGIARQRDLRAWQGAL